The Triplophysa rosa linkage group LG3, Trosa_1v2, whole genome shotgun sequence genome has a segment encoding these proteins:
- the LOC130552031 gene encoding histone H4: MSGRGKGGKGLGKGGAKRHRKVLRDNIQGITKPAIRRLARRGGVKRISGLIYEETRGVLKVFLENVIRDAVTYTEHAKRKTVTAMDVVYALKRQGRTLYGFGG, translated from the coding sequence ATGTCTGGGAGAGGCAAAGGTGGAAAAGGACTCGGTAAAGGGGGCGCGAAGCGTCACCGCAAAGTTCTGCGCGATAACATCCAGGGAATCACCAAACCGGCCATTCGTCGTCTCGCTCGCCGTGGTGGCGTCAAACGTATTTCGGGTCTGATCTACGAGGAGACTCGCGGTGTGCTGAAGGTGTTTCTGGAGAATGTTATTCGTGATGCCGTCACCTACACTGAACACGCCAAGAGAAAGACAGTTACTGCTATGGATGTCGTCTATGCTCTGAAACGACAGGGACGCACTCTGTACGGCTTCGGAGGTTAA
- the LOC130552019 gene encoding histone H2B-like codes for MPEPAKSAPKKGSKKAVIKTAAKGGKKRRKSRKESYAIYVYKVLKQVHPDTGISSKAMGIMNSFVNDIFERIGGESSRLAHYNKRSTITSREIQTAVRLLLPGELAKHAVSEGTKAVTKYTSSK; via the coding sequence ATGCCTGAACCAGCGAAGTCCGCACCCAAGAAGGGATCAAAGAAGGCCGTCATCAAGACCGCCGCGAAGGGAGGAAAGAAGCGCAGAAAGTCTAGGAAGGAGAGTTATGCTATCTACGTGTATAAAGTCCTGAAGCAGGTTCACCCCGACACCGGTATTTCTTCCAAGGCCATGGGCATCATGAACTCTTTTGTCAACGACATCTTTGAGCGCATCGGAGGTGAGTCTTCTCGTCTCGCTCACTACAACAAGCGCTCCACCATCACTTCCAGAGAGATCCAGACCGCCGTTCGTCTTTTACTGCCCGGTGAGCTGGCCAAGCACGCCGTGTCCGAGGGAACTAAAGCCGTCACAAAGTACACCAGCAGCAAGTAA
- the LOC130552003 gene encoding histone H3 gives MARTKQTARKSTGGKAPRKQLATKAARKSAPATGGVKKPHRYRPGTVALREIRRYQKSTELLIRKLPFQRLVREIAQDFKTDLRFQSSAVMALQEASEAYLVGLFEDTNLCAIHAKRVTIMPKDIQLARRIRGERA, from the coding sequence ATGGCAAGAACTAAGCAGACCGCTCGTAAATCCACTGGTGGCAAAGCGCCGAGGAAGCAGCTCGCTACTAAAGCTGCCCGTAAGAGCGCACCAGCCACCGGCGGCGTGAAGAAGCCTCATCGTTACAGGCCCGGTACCGTGGCGCTGAGAGAAATCCGCCGCTACCAGAAGTCCACCGAGCTGCTTATTCGTAAGCTGCCTTTCCAGCGTCTGGTGAGAGAAATCGCTCAGGACTTCAAGACTGATCTGCGCTTCCAGAGTTCCGCCGTCATGGCCCTGCAGGAGGCCAGTGAGGCTTATTTGGTCGGCCTCTTTGAGGACACCAACCTGTGTGCCATCCACGCCAAGAGAGTCACCATCATGCCCAAAGACATTCAGCTGGCGCGCCGTATTCGTGGAGAACGCGCTTAA